In Plasmodium vinckei vinckei genome assembly, chromosome: PVVCY_06, the genomic window aaaaaatatttacgaaaataaaatgtaggacttaaaatatattaaaattttatggttgtatattttataaatatgtttataaaatgttaataatcATCCATAttacaataaataaattatgaatattataaatattaatatttcctTAAATTATGTGTTTTGttctataatatatattactcTTAATTGCcacttatatttataaccGTAAATGTATATTGGAATGATAAATTAAGGACTTTTAAACGCTATTTTCATTTGGATTTTTTGTAtgtatttcatttaaatattataacaaaaattgtatttacatataaacttataatatttaaatttgggTTTCATGGTTATAGTTAAGTgccataaaataaaacaagtaaatgaataaaatgatctaaataatgaattaaaataatcatataCAATATGGCATGTTTAATTTTACTTATATGAATATCCTAGGGGGTTATGAAGACATGTCCAAATGTATAATAGattaaatatgcataaagCAGTGATCTATTAATAGCAATATCCTGAaccataaatatttctacatttttaaaatggtTTTCGATTTTACGTACCTTTCTTAAAACATACAATTCTTAAAGTGTAAAAATCGATCATTTACAGCCGGTTCAgttcagaaaaaaatacgaaaccacaaaattaaaagaaaaaataacgTAATTATTGGTACAacacaaaataatgtatttatcattaaatAGGGATATGTGAAAAGAGTATACAAtatcttatatatatttaattaaattatatagatcaatcatatttttaaacaaaGCAAAGGACTCTGAACAACAATCCTAAAAGCTTATCTCGGAGTATACCaagataaataaaattgtattaaaaaccaaggatattttttatgaataagTATtccataaattattataaattttatttttttattttattttattttgagctatatatatattgttaattttattacatacaaaaataattttataattacattaatttacaaaaatgcAAATGCATCGACCCTACTAATTTTGGTTATCTTGTGAATTACATTAtcgaatttttatttaataaaatttcgattaaaaattataaaaaatcgtATAAAATAAGATTAACCATAATATAAACTTTATTACATTATTGTTATCATAAATTCGGAAATATTACTACTATATTTGCAATAATTGCAACCATATATAAAGTAGTATATTTTTCGACCTAAGTTaaattctttattatttgacaAAAACATTAAGAAGGTCTATATACTTAGAATAAATGGGACGAGGAAACTAAACaacaatttttacaaaattattagtATTACATGCAATTATGTCATAACAGTTTATTCATTGATACTTTAactttaattatattaaaatattatgctatcaaattatattaaaataatacattatcaatataatattaaaataatacattattaatataaattaaaataatacattatcaatataatattaaaaaatatatattattatctcccattttttaattttatattttaaattgcCACTCATTATtgagtaaaaaaaaatattttttttttctatgcGTACATAACGGCATATTTTACAgactataattttataattgttttaaaattaaatattgttttaCAATTAAGTATTGTTTTACAATTAAGTATTGTTTTACAATTAAGTATTGTTTTACAATTAAGTATTGTTTTACAATTAAgtattgttttaaaattaagtattgtttcaaaaatatgtgttgttttaaaattgtttaataaactataaaaataaacaaattatatatatatataatgtaatatattaaaaatattataatattatttaaaatgattatctttagaaattataaaagaaattaatattaatgtcCTGTATGTTTCTTGTTTACAAAAATTTTGGTTATGCTATTACATTATGATGAagttatttaaataaaaaatagactaaatttataaatacaataaaagcatataaattatatatttaaataattattttatattttttatatattttttttatattaatattagtATATAGAACttgtttaaattttgtttgttttgaCTTGAATAATCCTTAtacaacattttttttgtatttctaatattttatttttaaataaatccaatacattttttattattttaattgtcAACTCCGAAAATGAATAGtaagtatattaaaatcGTTTTTTTGGTTATGGGCTTGTTTGCATATGCGAGCAACAAAGCCTTTGCAGCTGAATCAGGAGCCAACCAAtctgttaaaaaaaaatcaactCGAAGCAAATCTTCTTCAAAAAAAGGGACCTCAAGCAAATCTAAGTAAGAAAtattacaatatatatatgtattatcaTGAAAATATCGTATATCTATTGTGCAAATAATATGCTGTTGTACAACGATTAATTAATCAAAATGacctttatatatatatttttttttaattcaaaatataaataaaatttaataatatttcttcCTCATCCAGAGATAGCAagtatatacaaaatggAGTATATGTCATTCCATCATGTACAGACAGCGAAGAAATTAGAAAAGCGTCAGAGCTTATGAGCGAAGTTATAAACCAAATACAATACCATGATACAAAAGGAGGTTACAATATAACACAAAAGCATGATAAGGATACAACTATGCAGTATAAGAACATTCTAGGTGACGAATCAATTCAAAAAGTAGATATTAGAATCCGAGGTTCCCACCAGGTAGAGATTAATGaccaatattttttaaattataaaattaaaacaataaaatataattattatatatatgcattttttttatttgaattagtataatgatataatacAAATGCTATGCAAATGCCATAACGTTATAGAATTCGGTGATATCAGGGTTAAAGGTACATAAtaagaattatttaaaaaatttaatatataattatcacTTTTATGTTACATTTTTTGCTTTATTTTACAACGCTCtcattacatttttttttctttcattttgttgtattccataatatttaaatttacatGAAcgtaaaattataatacttTTAGGACGAGCTATCCTCCGATACACCCCAAgtttaataatgataaagcAACGCTACACAAATCGTAGTAAAACAGAGAGCGATAAATTTTATGCTTTATTCTCAAAAGTTGAggtaaaaaacaatttttttatctttccCTCTAGAAAttgtattttcatattaaataattacacaataatttatacaaatacatatatttttttatttattaattttgtagaTATCATCAAATGAGACTATAATTGCCTATGCATCAGCAGATGTAAATACCAAAAACGACCCcattcaaaaaaaagatgaagATAATACCTCAATAGCTGAAGATTCATCGAGCAATGCTGATGTTTCTGAAGATATGACTATCGTAGAAACAAAGAAACAAAAAGTTGCTAATATATTCGGGTTTATCATTAAAAAGGAAGACAACTTCATTCATATTACCCATATCAGCTCTgtaagaaatataaaaatttaatagcATACTAATTTATTCCACATTTTAACATTTaccaaaaatatataatttgtgtATACATGcacatatgtataatagTATTAATTCACAAAAAAACTGGGatagtttatatatttatttaatttttgtttatttcatAGGTTAATGGACAAGCTCCCTTTTCCCACAATTATGTTATTCAAGTAATTAGAACAAACAAGTTGGCAGATATTATCCGTTTACGAGATCCCTATAAATTGtcataaacatatatttctcATAGTATCCTTTTAGCcacttaatatttttatgcatttattgttaaaaccaattgtttttattcGTTATACCTATTTTGAATTActgttataaaaatatcttgtttcatttttagtAAAGTTTGTTTATTGTATAATTCGTTAATATTCTTTTACATAAGAATttaattgtatttatttttgtgaGCACTACAATTGTAAGTATTACACAACTTTAACAAAACAGAAATTGTCAATATTAGTATGAAAAAGAATCCGTAGAAAAGatcttttataaataataagcttgtattcttattatttctattattttaactattaatataaagcttaattttaattaaaaattaattattatcaaacataaaaatgaattaactATATCAATCGCCGTTCTCAAAATCATCAATTAATGATTTACATACCTTTTACTTTTTTGGTTTCTTAAATTTCATCTTGGGAAATATTTCCGAAATTCAAATAGAAAGTactaatattaaaatgctTACGTGACTAGAAAATGGGCattgcattttttaatacttaATATTTGGATTCAATATTTAAACTTCGGAAACAGTTTAAAAGacataatttaaaagaaaaatgaatCAGTAGTATATGATTTTGAGGATACTGTCTGATATTAAGACatttgtataattaaaaacaattatCTTTAAGCTAATTTTTGAGTTTTATGAGAAtaattaaagaaataaaaaataaatttttaggACATAAAATTCGATAagaaataatgtaaaaggCACtcatacaaaaaaaatcttTGATGAGTTACAACATTTATACTAATTTGTTTACAAGATTAAATACATGTATTGTATTTTAGTCTAAAAAACACAATCAAAGCATATAGTAagcaataatttttaaaacgaAACAAAATTGtgtgataataattaaatagtcattatatatggaagtaaattaaatttattaatacattTGTTTCAATGTTATtgctttaaaatattttccttgaaacatatatactttttattcCATAATTGGATGAGCAcccataatatatacatattttttaactcTATCTCTTTTATTACGGAAGCATTCAAGAACGCAAGgactattattataaatctacaaaaaaaaaacaaaaatggataaatattaatagaaATATTTCGAATTTGTGTGTAGACAGCATATGaatatgtaaatttatatactgataatatatttttgataaacGTTAAAGTGgggaataaaattattatgctattaaaattttatgttgCTTACAGAGTTTATGTAGATAAGATCAACGctgtctttattttttttaattataaatccAGATATGTTAGCAGCCATTTTTGTTAAAGCTTCCTCAGCATTAATATCAGTTTCGATTGGTTTTACATTTTCTAACAGTTCTGGCATATCCATCCAACTTATGTCGTTATTCagataatttatatttattgaagGACAGAGAATTACTGTTGTGTCGTCTGATAtctacaaaattaataaataaaaaatatatatgtatttgtataaattaatgtgtaatcatttaatatgaaaaatacaatttcTAGAGGGAAAGAGAGAAAAACTTGTTTTGTTACCTCAACTTTTGTGGCGAAAGCGTAAGTTATTTGAGAGAGTAACACAATAGAAAATGGGTCactgttttttttcatcattaataaatttggaTTGTATACACGATCAACGTTtcctaaaaaaattattatttacatgcATAAGTTAAATATTGTGAGACTCacaaaatggaaaataaaatagtacATGGAcattgataataataataaagacaGAATAtcgaataaaaataataatcttATATCAAATTggataatttattaattgattgttttttatataccaTTTATAAATCCAGTATCAAATTTATTGGTGCCATTGCTATCCCATAGCAGGTTTATTATCTCATCATACTAATggaatcaaaaaaatatgtgatatatataataataattaacttaattttataaactaAATATTGCTCATTAATTATTACCTTATCAGAACTTTTGATTTtagtaataaattttccaatatctatattttcgAGTTTCttagaatatataaatgtatgaTCATCTTTTTGAAGTTCGACTTTATAACCGTCTCTATTTGAACCCAGTTTTAGTAAAAGTGCTACAGCTTCGCTAACATGTTTTATTGCTTTTTCGGTTTCTTTAGGATCCATACATAATAAGTGTTTGTGCAGTTTATATCTTATCTCCGAACTATTATTGATTCCAATAAAGTAGTTTTAATGCgcaaaaaaaggaaaaaatgtatttataaactTTTATTTAACTGTTCAACATTATGTAAGTGTATACTGTACAAATATGCATAGGTATATTAGGTGTTTgcattacatatatattatcatattcCTTACCCAGGTTTCTCTAAAAGAGATTCACTTTTGTTGTTTAAATTGGTTATGCGTAGAGCAATTTCGGATAAAGAAATTTCGGGTAAAGAAATTTCGGGTAAAGTGACATTTTGTCTATCGACCTTGATTTTATTGGCATTTCGTCTATAGCCCTTGATTTTATTGGCATTTTGTCCATCGTCCTTGATTTTATTGGCATTTTGTTCAGCTTCCTTGATTTTATTGGCATTTTGTTCATCGTCTTTGATTATAGTGGCATTTTGTTCAGCTTCCTTGATTATAGTGGCATCTTCTTCATCATCCTTGATTATAGTGGCACTTTGTTCATCAGAAGTAATTAAAGTGGCATTTTCTTCAACTTCCTTAATTATAGTGGCACTTTGTCCATCAGAAGTAATTAAAGTGGCATTGTGTTCATCAAATTCGGCTGCAAGGGTTTTATTCTTGgcatatacaaataaacttaaaagtaaaaaaacaGCATTAAAAGTTCCTTTGTTCATTTTGGACTTGATAACCAAAAAAACATGAAACCAAACAATGGAAAACTCAAAAATGGCAAACTCAAAAATagcaaattaaaaaatggaaatttaaaaaatggcaAACTAAAAAATGGCAAACTCAAAAGTTGtgcataataattaattgaAGGAAATAACTTTCaagataatttaaaaaaacggacatttatttaaaaataaaaaatgcatacttaaagataaatttatatagttatttaagtaataaaattctaaataatttaaataataaattgattaatattaattatttagtTTGTGTAATTTGATCACGGTTCATAAATTCGATCCTTTTTAACTGGAACATTGTAAAGCGCCAAAAATTACTATGGTTCGaacaaataatgaatatccaaaaatattattattttaatttttcgaatattaaaatataaaaaaaatagttttatatattatataatatttttatagttacattatgaatatgtaaaatttttatctatatttcattaagataaaattaaaactaaaatttataaaaggtGCATGCATGGAATTGTTACATTTTACACACacattgaaaaaaaatattatgggATACCATATCATATATTACCTGATGGAAGTTggtaatttaaaatataaagatggacaatataaaaaatatatgtttattttaatgtAATTTGGCAATATATGATTTGGCATAgttataattatgataCGTATATTAACGAACACACTGTtgtaaaagaaataaattaaatatgaattacataaaaatagtaactttgttatttctttctatttatttttagtatATGGGACATATTTTACATTCTTATGTATTAAAGTGTTTAATTTATACTGaaaattacatttttaaatattgttaCAACTTCTACAActataataacaataatatcgaatataaataattgcgttttgtatatttttttatcacttTTAATTGAAATTttactaaataaaatttttgtaatatatttataagtttataaaaattacatattAGTGGTAGCATTAAGATGCGAATTATGAAATATCTATacacaataaatatatttattttttaattataattttgtgtGTGAGGAGCTAAAATTTTAgggatatatattatgggGTGTGAGTCAAAGTTATGTTCTATGCAACCTGTAATTAGCTTTAGGCTTTGAGGttgcatttttatattaaataatatttatttgtttattaaattttatttaatacatAAGCAATAGCTTGTtaaaagagaaaatatatgaatgaTATTCCATAATTTGTGGCCTCGAGGTGAAGCCTGAGTATGTACCGCAAAATGGGTAAACATTAATATGAAAGTAAtttcataaattataacaCTTAAGTTTGTAAATTTATCTAagttaaatatatgaatacaTTCTTATATAAAACTGACATAACCgaataatatacaaagGAAACATtcttaaaacaaaaaaacattttatgaTGATCATTTAAAGCAATCATTATCCATGGAAATAAATCGTTTTATTAGCataaattttctatattacagtgctgaaaaatatatatgaatgcatgtttatttataaggTAATAAATAATCTCCAACTTTTCTAATATAGTGTTTATAACATAAAGCATACCCGAATATACTTGTAGCATGATGGTGTATAGCTTTATGGGTTCGTTCATATCCTCgcttttttttagtttctTTTGGATTTGTACACAATATGAAGCTGTGTGTTTCATATATTGATCCAAACTATTATTAACCAAAATTGagttattttaaattttattttaattttcaatgtgtaaaaaagaaaagaaatatatttataaatggtATGCTCATGATCCAATCATTCTGCATGTGCGTATTTATACGAATATATACAGTTATATTATACCTGTATATAActcataaaaatgtttgtATATTCCATTAAATATTTCCCCAAAATTAATATCGCTAggtttcattttttggggatttttttttgggggattatttttttggggattttttttttttgaagactttttttttgaagactttttttttgaagatttttttttcgaagatttttttttgggggCAGAATTGTCTGGAGCTTCGCTATTTGGGGTTGTATTATCCGGAGTAGTGTTATTTGTGGGGGTATTGTTTggattaattttttctatagCATTATTATCTGCAAAGGTTGTATTGCTGGCAAATACAAACAAacttaaaacaaaaagaacGATCTTAATGTAACCTTTATTCATTTTGGatttgataaataaaatattaaaaaatatatagtatttttaaaaatcaaatataaaaaaaattttaaaatacaattcgaatactaaaaaatttaaaagtaaaaagaaaaaaaattgtaaaatagAATTAAAAGAGGAACAAAAGAATTTCAAgggaaattataaaaaataatacttatttaaaaaaattaaaaataaataattagaCAATAATTTGTGTAACtcaattatttaatttgcaTGTTTTTATcatgttttataaaattaatacattttttatttaaatatgcacatattAGACAACGATAATACCAAAGCCTTTACAAGTAATGCGTatccaaaaatataactcTTAATTTcactaatataaattaccgaaaaataaataattttaatataatatttttatatttgtatttaatgcatatagttttcatttttacaGTTCATAAactaaattttataatagttCCATTGTGTATgcaatttatatatatatcttacATCTAAACGCACATAACCAAAAACCAATATTGTGTGCCACCATAGTGTGTGTTGTCAATAGCAAATCGGTCATATAAAGAATAAAGaggaaaataatacaaaaaaaatataatagttttaagaatattaataatatattatttggttATCATTGTAATTACAGAAGCATATATTAACCAATAAGTAAATGTGACAAAAATGCATTATAAtatcaattatataaaaatataagttttataattttttcatttattgtGAGTATAAAGCATATCattacattttaaaatattaatttaagcTAGAGTTTCATTATGTTTATGTATGGCAGCAGCATCTGCCACGAATATTACATAATCATACTTATTAATTCACCATATTAATagcataataaattttgtattatggtgaatattattttctgtgtgttttttataattttaatcgGAAAGAtactaaataatatttttatgatataatTCCTTTGTGATAAAATTGTGTATTGTTAGTAGCAATGATACACATGcctttttgtaaattataaaaaacattttttacataataaaataaacaatattatttaattaaataaacgTAAAGTACAAAATAGAataatgcaaaaaataaaattaaaaagtacaaaaaaaagcatGAGATATCATATGCAAAATcgtctttattatttaattataatcgTCTCGATATCGAAGGATTGAAATTAAGTTTTCAGGATTTAGGGGTCGTGGCTTTGTACCATGGGTTATTGCTGTGTTATCGTGGATTTGTTTGTGTTCTAAGTCTGTGCTTTGTTTcgatttaattatttataattttatcatatttattggAATATGTGAATATGTGTATAGttgttatttataatataagaaataattttttacatattaaaaatgtatataatttcacAGCTTTAATAAGATGACATAGTTTTATGAtttgatataataattataaaaatataatatatgttaaaGCTCATATTGCATGAAATATTGAAGGTGATACGAATTTTCTCAAAGAATATAACGGTATAACGATAAGTATATAATACTAAAAGAAACCcatataatgaattattGTCTACTTTGTTAATTGGGTATTAAtggattaaaaaatattgtctaataaatatgttatacGTAACCATTCACTTAACCTTCCTGCggaaaaaaacaatgtGCGCTTTTGCATAAATTTTTGGAATGATACCATCAAATTCGCCAATGGGGAATTGATCAATTCCAatattatctatattttttgcaatattaattttttaggGTTTTCTtataagataaaaataagaggattataaaacattatattaaaaaatatttttatcattatatatatacacgaATCTGCAAAATAaacatttcatttttttaagacTTGTATATTAGTATCCATTATTTGGATTCTGAAAACGTTTTCAAAGacaaaatttgaaaaaaaaagaaagaaagatgaattaaatcatatataGATGATTATGGGATGATAATTGAAACATTTAAGGTATTcgaaattttgaaaatcgCAAAATTTTACACAATTTTTCAGTTTTATAAGAATaactaaattattaaaaacaatCAAAGTgaactataaaaaatatgtttttaagacaaaaatataataacattaaatttataggAAGGttgtacaaaaaaaatgttttatgaattataataatcataTCTTATTTTTCACGAAAcataatgcatataatattttatatataaaaaaacatgaaaaaatatatgcaaactttattaaaacaagaaaaacattttatgaTGACAATTTAAAATGGCCATAATGTGCGGAAATAAGTttgttgtttttatataaatattatcaatttaaaattttaaaaggaTCCTGTGTAAAACATACTTTATTTACGATTAAAATAGTGTTTCATGGCTATAACATTCATAAGTGCTTGCATATTTGCATCTctaataaacatttttatgggaatcataatattaaaatccatctacgaaaaaaaaatacaaaattagataaatatataaaatgccTTGTTTTCTTTGTGAATaaatagatatattataaatatgcgCATTTATTCCGAAACGATGAATTTATGATAAGTAATAAATGATTATAATTGGATAAAAcatcataataaaataaatggtgaaacaaaattattatgatattaaaatttatatattgggTACCGAGTTGACAAAGGTAACATCAACGTgatcgtttttttttttaatgaggAATCCAGATAAGTTAACAAACGACCTTTTATAGTTTCCAGTCATAATATCATTGTCATTATCAACACTTGTTTTGAATGAGTTTATATTGTTTACAATTTTGTTTACATATAATTTCGAAGTGTAAGGGTTGCTATCATTTACATTTCCTG contains:
- a CDS encoding fam-a protein; the encoded protein is MNSKYIKIVFLVMGLFAYASNKAFAAESGANQSVKKKSTRSKSSSKKGTSSKSKDSKYIQNGVYVIPSCTDSEEIRKASELMSEVINQIQYHDTKGGYNITQKHDKDTTMQYKNILGDESIQKVDIRIRGSHQYNDIIQMLCKCHNVIEFGDIRVKGRAILRYTPSLIMIKQRYTNRSKTESDKFYALFSKVEISSNETIIAYASADVNTKNDPIQKKDEDNTSIAEDSSSNADVSEDMTIVETKKQKVANIFGFIIKKEDNFIHITHISSVNGQAPFSHNYVIQVIRTNKLADIIRLRDPYKLS
- a CDS encoding fam-a protein — its product is MNKGTFNAVFLLLSLFVYAKNKTLAAEFDEHNATLITSDGQSATIIKEVEENATLITSDEQSATIIKDDEEDATIIKEAEQNATIIKDDEQNANKIKEAEQNANKIKDDGQNANKIKGYRRNANKIKVDRQNVTLPEISLPEISLSEIALRITNLNNKSESLLEKPGSEIRYKLHKHLLCMDPKETEKAIKHVSEAVALLLKLGSNRDGYKVELQKDDHTFIYSKKLENIDIGKFITKIKSSDKYDEIINLLWDSNGTNKFDTGFINGNVDRVYNPNLLMMKKNSDPFSIVLLSQITYAFATKVEISDDTTVILCPSININYLNNDISWMDMPELLENVKPIETDINAEEALTKMAANISGFIIKKNKDSVDLIYINSIYNNSPCVLECFRNKRDRVKKYVYIMGAHPIME